The sequence ACCGCGACATATATGACATCCGGTAGCGATCTGAAGCGCTCGCCCCAGGTATATTTTTCACTGGACGGGCCGATATTCGGATTTATTTTACACCAGATGTAAATAACACCTACAAAGAGAAAGGCAATGAGCAAGCCCGGAAGGATGCCCGCCAGAAAGAGCCGGCCGATGGACACATCCGTGATGATACCGTAGATAATCAGGGTAACGCTCGGCGGCAGGATGATGCCGAGGGTGCCGACGGTCGCGACAATGCCCGTGGAAAGCTTCCGGCCATATCCATAGCGGTCCATTTCCGGGATGGCCACGGAGGAAAAGGTCGCCGCCGTAGCGGGCGAGGAACCGCAGATAGCCTTAAAAGCCGTAGCGCCGACCACCGTGGACATGGCCAGGCCTCCCGGGATGTGGCCGACAAATTTATGGGCCGAGTCAAAAAGCCTTTTGGCAACACCGGAGTTGTATGCCACCTGGCCCATGAGGACAAAGAGGGGGATGACGGTGAAGCTATAGGAGCTGAAAACGTTATAAACGTCTTTAGCGAGCAGATTGAGGGCCGCAGGCCAGGAGGTAAGGTAACCGAAGCCCAGGAAACCTACGGCAATCATGGCAAAGGCCAGCTCGATGCCGGTCAGAAACATGACAAGAATAGTCACCATCCCTAAAATACCAATTGTTACTTCACTCATATTTGCCTCCCATGACCTTGACGATGTCGGTGAAGAGCACAAGAACCTCAATAAAGCAGGCAAAGCCCATGGCAAATACGACCGGGTAGAACGGAAGCTGCGTGGTGGGACTCACCTCGCCGGATATGACGAGATCTGTCGCAAAACGGAACAGGTTGTAGCCGATGAGGACAAATATGGCGATGCTGATAACCCGGGTCAGAATGTTCATGGTGTTTTTTGCCCAGCCCGGGAATGTGTTGACAAAGAAATCAACAAAGATCAGACCCCTTTTCCAAGAGGTAAACGGAATACCGAAGGTGATCACCACCGCGCCTGCCAATTGAACAATCTCGAATGTCCCGATGATGGGATGTCTAAAAATCCTCAGGATAACATCCGTAACGGTCAGCAGCATAATAAAGGTCAAGGCGGCATAAGCGATGACATTCATCAATCTGCTGATTTTTTCTGTAAACCAAAGAACGCCGGTCATAACACCTCCTGAATTTAAGGCTCTACAGGCATAATCGTTTAACCTGAACCGTAATCGCGCGGCCCCGCATTTCCATAGGATTTGGTGGGAATGAAGGGGGGCACCGTGCCCCCCCTCATCTGTCTATCCTTTGGACATTATGTATGTTCCAGTCTTTTATTTTTTCTGATGAGTCTTAATGTAATCCTGACAGAATTTGAGCGACTCCTCACCGGGCAAGTTTTTGGCTTTCATTTCAGTCACATACCCACTCAGAAGGGGTTTCACGGCCTCGGCCCATCTGGCGTCTTCCTCTTTTGAGAGCGCAATCATCTTGACCCCTTTTTCAGTGATGAACTGTACCCCGATTTTATCGGTCGAATCCCAGAGGGCGCCGGTCTTCTCGAGATATTCCGCGCTCACCGTCTCGAATATCTTCTGGATATCAGGAGGCAGAGAGTTCCACTTGCTTTTGTTCATCGCAACGAAAAACCCGGTCGAGTAGCTGGAACCATAGTTCAGGATGGTATATTTGATGACTTCTCCCCAACGGAAACCCTTGAGCGCCTGGATAGGAGCCATCGCGCCTTCGGCAACGCCGGTTCGGAGCGCATCATAGGTCTCGGGCATGGTGGTGCCGACAGGCGCCGCACCCAGGGCCAGAACGATCTTGGAGGCCAGCCCCGTGGACCGGATCTTCATGCCCTTGAGGTCTTCGAGGGTATGTACTTCCTTTTTGGTCATATGCACCAGCCCGGGACCATGGGCATGCACATAGAGCATCTTTACTTCGTCCAGTTCCTTGGGCATAAACTTCTTTACATAGGCATTAGCCATCCGCGTGGCCGTGACGCCGTCCTGGAGACCCAGGGGGAGGTCAATGACTGAGGTGAGGGGGAACTTGCCGCGCGTATAGGTAAAACAGCTCATACCGATGTCGGCGATCCCTTTCACCACTGCATCATAGATCTGGTCTGCCGGAGCCAAGCCGCCCGAGTGGAAGAAGGTAAATTTTACCCTGCCATTCGTCTGTTTCTCAATTTCCTTGCCCCAAGCCTCGATATTGCCGCTGTGCGGTTCAGGCGCCGGGAAAAAATTCGCATAGTTAAGTTTGATTACCTCTGGAGCCGCGTGGCCGGAAACGGGCAAAAAGATCACCCAACCGGTCAGAAAAGCGAACAGAAAAAAACCAAGTACCAAATGTTTCCTCATAAAAAGCCCCCTTTGTTAAAATGTGTGCGATGCAATAAATACCCTCTTTTTACTTTTCTTACTGTCCAACGTCTAAATAGACTATAATGTAATCTCAATGACCTTGCAAGCGGAAAAGTTACCCGGAATGCTAAAGAACCCCCGGGTAATTTCCGGGGGTTCTTTGAGTTAAGATTGTTGCCGTGAATTAGAATGCGTAGATGAATCTAAGCAAAAGCTTGTAAGCATTGTCGGCATCAAAAGTGGCTGTCTTGAAGTAATCACCAATCTGCGCATAGGAGGCAACGCCGGAAATGGTCATGTTTGCATTAAATAGATACTTCAACTGGGCGTTATATTCCGCGCCCATGCCCTTGCCTTTCCTGGTCGTAAGATTCTGCTTGTCTGCCGAAGCATAGCCTGCCACGGCCTTCGCATTGAGTTTCGGGGTAATATTATAGTCATAAGCGAGATAGCCCAGTTGCACGCCATCACCGTTATTGTTCACAGTGGGGACCATGAACGTGCTATTGGTGATGCCATCAGTATTGTTGATCAGGATTACCAAATCGGTTTGGTATAGCGGCATGGACTGGGCGCCCGCATACATATCGCCCGGTATAAATCCGTTGTATTTGTCTGTACTGGTTGAGTCACCACCCTGCACATAAAGCAGGTTCCCCCGCAGATTGCCGCCGCCTACTTTCACATCAACCTTCGCATTAGCTGCAAAAGCGGAAATCTTCACATCGTCTGTCCTATCAAGAACATCGGGCACGAGATAGGTGCGGGCATTCTTAAAGTTGCCGAAGTTGTAGGCGCCCATCAGATAGTAGCTTATATTGCCCGCCTTGCCGCCATAGTTTAAACCGGCATAATAAATCTGCGCACTTTCGTAGGCAGCCTTTAGTAATGTTGTTCCTGCGGTGGAGGTATCTGTAGTCGTCAGTGGTCGCGTTCCGCGATCGTTATATCCAGGAAAGGCGGTGTTTATGACGGCCACGTTTGTGGTGTTTTGACTATAATAGGGTACATAATTCGAATTATCCTGGATCATGTAGAGGAACAGCGACGCAGTGCCGCTGCCTAACTGCTGCTTCACCGTCAGGGGGACGAAATAGACGCCATCGGTTTTCGACTGGGTAGGATCCCAAAAGGTGAACACACCCGTTGCAAAGGAGGAGGTCTTGGACAGGGCATAGTCGGCCCGGAACCCGGCCATATCGCCGCCGCCGATAAAGATGCCGGAAATATCATCCGCCCAAGTCTGGATGCCGGCCTTCACCCTCAGAGCACCGGCCTGGAACCACATAAAGGATTCCTTGAGCTCTAAATTGGTGCTGTCGGCCCCCAGACCGCCGCCCGCACCCCGCCATGCGATACTGGAATAGGAAGTCTGGCCCCAACGGGAATCTATTTCCAGATGCACCGTGCCGCCGACGTTCTCATCGGATTTTACGTTGAAGATCAGCCTGGCCCGCTGTTCAACCCAGTAATTCTGAACGGCTGGTTTTCCTGTTCCACTAGTAGGTAACCCTTGATTAGCTAAACTACCAACCCCGGGAAGATAATCCGGGATCGTGCCCGATGGTGAATAACCCATGTTAGTCATTTCCGGATACACCCGGAACGAGCCCTTCAGTTCCATTGTGGTCGCAGCCGAAGCGACGCCGCTCATTAAAAATACCGCTAATACTACCAATATTAACTTTTTCATCAATGCCCTCCTTCTCCTTCGTCCTTAGTTAAGCAGTTAATGTTCCTTGGGGCCGGGCTTTTTACCGCCTCAGACCATCACCCCACCCTTGGCCAAGACGTTTTATGTTTCTTTGACGGCTCCATATCAGATAGAATATCCATTTGTCAATAAAAATTTATTTCCCGCCGCCGGGCGCGTTCTGCCCGTTACTATAGATAAAAATTTTGCCTTCCTTATTTTCCGTCACCGCGGTTACATAAATTTTCCCGTTCTTCTTATCCACGGCTACATCCGACAAGTACCCATCCATCATCTCTGACAGGGCAGCTTCCCGGTAATTTGTTTCGTCAAATTTCAGATAAGCCACTTGCCCCCGTTCAAAGTTTCTGTAACGGGAAAACAGTCGGCTCCCTTCGTTTTTCAGCACCAGGATGGCATCCGTATCCCCGTCTTCAACCCTGATGATGCGCTGGTAAAGGGGGAAAGATATTTTTTCCATCAAGCTGTCGAGGCCCTTTTGAATGGCCCGCACCGAACCGCCATAGCGCTCCACCAGACGCTCCACCACCTTGCCTTTTTCGTCCATAATTTTCAGGTAATCGCCTTCGTCAAAAAAGGCGAGCCTATTATTATTGCCGCGATACTTGATGGGCTGGATCTGATACAGGTTGAGGAAGGCCTTAAATTCAAACGGGGACTTGGCGGTCAGGCCCGCCATCTTGCTGTATCCCAGGCGATAAATATCGCCGTCAAAAGCCTTGTCCATGCCCATTTTCTGCCCCAGCAGCAGTTCGCCTTCGACGGGATGGTTTATGGCCCGGACATACCAGTCGGCTTCAGTCTGCCGCTGGAGCTGGCCGCCGGCCGTCCCCGCGAGAACAACCGTCACGGCATCATCGGCACGCAGGGCCGTCGCATATATTTCATCCTGGCCGTTTTTATCAAAATCGCCGCAGTTGAGGGATAATATATCGTAGCTTTTCAGGAGGAAAGTGCTGAGCAGCGTCAGCCGGACGTCGTCAATCCGGTAAACATACAGGGTGTTATTGCCTCCTGTCACGAGTTCTTTTTTCCCGTCGCCGTCAATATCGGCGAGGCAAATACCCGCTGTCGGCGGAAAATGGATCCCAACGGCCTTCAGCATCTGGAAGGCCTTGGCGCCGCCGACTTTCGTGGCTACAGGGGCCGGTAGATCCTTGCCGACCGGGGCATCAACACCCGCCGCTTGCGGTTTGGCTTCCGCCCCACTAATGATCGCCGCTACCTGTTTGGAAAGCTCTTCCACGGCCGAGAAAAGCTTGCTTTCCTTATCCATGGACACGTAGATTGCCTTAAAATCGGCGGCGCCTTTTTTCAAAATCTTGACATCTACGGAAAAGGCCTCGCCCATCTTGGTGTAAGCGCCCGTGACGAGGTATTGATAATCAGTCGTTTCCATGATTTTTCTCGCCTGGGCGAGCTCATCCTTGTTTTCCAGGCCTTTTAACGCCTCCCGGAAGGCATCCTTCCCCACAATCTCTTTGGCAGCGTATGGGAGGCGGCTGTAGAGCATTTGCGGCAACGCATCTTTCATGTACTGGAGTTCCGGGGGGCCAAACACTGTAAAAGGCGCGATGCCGATTTTATCCTGCGCGAGGGCAGGAGAAACCAGGACGGGGGAAAAAAGAGCGGCGGCAAGCAGGCAAAGGGCGGCCAGAAAAAGTTGTCGGCATTTACCGCTGCCGACTGCCCGGACACCCGTCGCCAATATTTTTCCCCCCTCTAAACACTTATTGACCATTCTCAACCCCCCTTTTTCT is a genomic window of Deltaproteobacteria bacterium containing:
- a CDS encoding TRAP transporter large permease, whose amino-acid sequence is MSEVTIGILGMVTILVMFLTGIELAFAMIAVGFLGFGYLTSWPAALNLLAKDVYNVFSSYSFTVIPLFVLMGQVAYNSGVAKRLFDSAHKFVGHIPGGLAMSTVVGATAFKAICGSSPATAATFSSVAIPEMDRYGYGRKLSTGIVATVGTLGIILPPSVTLIIYGIITDVSIGRLFLAGILPGLLIAFLFVGVIYIWCKINPNIGPSSEKYTWGERFRSLPDVIYVAVVFVLMIGGILYGFFTPTEAGSVGTFLVLILCFAKREINIKGYFTSASDSIGTAVMVLTLLLGSTILGHFIAVTKIPMITADWLVGLGLPTWGTILLISVIYLVGGSFIDDLAFMILATPIFYPAILRLGYDPLWFGILICITIMVGIVIPPVATVVFVVSKISKTPLGVVYSGVYPFLLSLVVGAVCVYLFPGIVTLLPNWLMP
- a CDS encoding TRAP transporter small permease, with amino-acid sequence MTGVLWFTEKISRLMNVIAYAALTFIMLLTVTDVILRIFRHPIIGTFEIVQLAGAVVITFGIPFTSWKRGLIFVDFFVNTFPGWAKNTMNILTRVISIAIFVLIGYNLFRFATDLVISGEVSPTTQLPFYPVVFAMGFACFIEVLVLFTDIVKVMGGKYE
- a CDS encoding TRAP transporter substrate-binding protein, which produces MRKHLVLGFFLFAFLTGWVIFLPVSGHAAPEVIKLNYANFFPAPEPHSGNIEAWGKEIEKQTNGRVKFTFFHSGGLAPADQIYDAVVKGIADIGMSCFTYTRGKFPLTSVIDLPLGLQDGVTATRMANAYVKKFMPKELDEVKMLYVHAHGPGLVHMTKKEVHTLEDLKGMKIRSTGLASKIVLALGAAPVGTTMPETYDALRTGVAEGAMAPIQALKGFRWGEVIKYTILNYGSSYSTGFFVAMNKSKWNSLPPDIQKIFETVSAEYLEKTGALWDSTDKIGVQFITEKGVKMIALSKEEDARWAEAVKPLLSGYVTEMKAKNLPGEESLKFCQDYIKTHQKK
- a CDS encoding VCBS repeat-containing protein; its protein translation is MVNKCLEGGKILATGVRAVGSGKCRQLFLAALCLLAAALFSPVLVSPALAQDKIGIAPFTVFGPPELQYMKDALPQMLYSRLPYAAKEIVGKDAFREALKGLENKDELAQARKIMETTDYQYLVTGAYTKMGEAFSVDVKILKKGAADFKAIYVSMDKESKLFSAVEELSKQVAAIISGAEAKPQAAGVDAPVGKDLPAPVATKVGGAKAFQMLKAVGIHFPPTAGICLADIDGDGKKELVTGGNNTLYVYRIDDVRLTLLSTFLLKSYDILSLNCGDFDKNGQDEIYATALRADDAVTVVLAGTAGGQLQRQTEADWYVRAINHPVEGELLLGQKMGMDKAFDGDIYRLGYSKMAGLTAKSPFEFKAFLNLYQIQPIKYRGNNNRLAFFDEGDYLKIMDEKGKVVERLVERYGGSVRAIQKGLDSLMEKISFPLYQRIIRVEDGDTDAILVLKNEGSRLFSRYRNFERGQVAYLKFDETNYREAALSEMMDGYLSDVAVDKKNGKIYVTAVTENKEGKIFIYSNGQNAPGGGK